In the Neofelis nebulosa isolate mNeoNeb1 chromosome 11, mNeoNeb1.pri, whole genome shotgun sequence genome, one interval contains:
- the CCDC157 gene encoding coiled-coil domain-containing protein 157 isoform X1: MAHLLGSQSCMDSLRKDLTDLQGAIVDVFSRAGPVRFPSWKFPDRVACDLDMVALLEHYDHVPGDPEFTQLSHAVLLELVIDRLLLLLQSCASYLENLGSEQTVPSAQAVGRCMSVGLTARCFWNSLLRLGMLYKQAAPQKRVNQGETLTSKPTAEGEPARSPEFVTAKFIKPPSPMPASPQTCQEPDSLPARVSLQYPARTVKNSRSVHSQTVETALVPCDACISVQGSLREVGNTVISLCQSQNLPSSLGQFQQLVQDNMGLRPLPAATMGHWAAEQSKDLTRLSKHVGALTQLVGPLRAQLEEAEGQKDGLRKQVGELEQALQQEQGERQRQADEAAQHLVEWEHNKQQLLTETSDLRMKVATLERELKQQQESMQAVETKARQLQEEAERRAEAERQVHRLEEQVQVLAGRLDGASQQIRWASTELDKEKARVDSMVRHQESLQSKQRALLQQLDSLDQEREELRGSLDEAEAQRAHVEEQLQNVRSEREQGQSQLLAQQELLQSLQREKQSLEQTTTDLQLTISEMERELVELRERERLLVAFPDLHRPIEAQIPSSGNVTDDMERQVQANDIRIRVLQEENGRLRSMLSKIREVAQQGGLKLIPQDQLWAPHNKGIHRAAPLAQAQNASPGPPDRQHLPSSRTASAGRTLPCQLRASSPQQPCSRPSKPSLEDMTHSTNCAQNPIQALARLRRRLSPGQRQASPAHQPQERPT, encoded by the exons ATGGCACACTTGCTGGGCAGCCAGTCCTGCATGGACAGCCTGCGCAAGGACCTCACCGACTTACAGGGTGCCATTGTGGATGTGTTCTCTCGTGCTGGGCCTGTGCGCTTCCCCTCCTGGAAGTTCCCTGACCGTGTGGCTTGCGACCTGGACATGGTGGCCCTGCTAGAGCACTATGACCATGTGCCAGGTGACCCCGAGTTCACGCAGCTGTCCCATGCTGTTCTGCTGGAGCTGGTCATTGACAG GCTCCTGCTGCTGCTTCAGAGCTGTGCCAGCTACTTGGAGAACCTTGGTTCAGAGCAAACAGTGCCCTCTGCCCAGGCCGTGGGGCGCTGCATGTCTGTGGGGCTCACAGCGCGGTGCTTTTGGAACAGCCTACTGAGGCTGGGCATGCTCTACAAGCAGGCAGCCCCACAG AAAAGGGTAAACCAAGGGGAGACCCTCACCTCCAAGCCCACAGCCGAgggtgagccagccaggagccctgaaTTTGTGACTGCCAAGTTCATCAAGCCCCCCTCCCCAATGCCGGCCTCGCCCCAGACCTGCCAGGAGCCAGACAGCCTCCCTGCCAGAGTATCCCTGCAATATCCAGCCAGGACTGTCAAGAACAGTAGGAGCGTCCACTCCCAGACTGTGGAGACGGCCCTGGTGCCCTGTGATGCATGCATCAGTGTCCAGGGAAGCCTGCGGGAGGTGGGCAACACGGTCATCAGCCTATGTCAGAGCCAGAACTTGCCCTCGTCCTTAGGCCAGTTCCAGCAGCTGGTGCAGGACAACATGGGGCTCAGGCCGCTGCCGGCCGCCACCATGGGCCACTGGGCGGCAGAGCAGAGCAAAGACCTGACACGCCTCAGTAAGCATGTGGGGGCCCTCACTCAGCTTGTTGGGCCCCTTAGGGCCCAGCTGGAGGAGGCTGAGGGCCAGAAGGATGGACTGAGGAAGCAGGTGGGCGAGCTGGAGCAGGCACTGCAGCAGGAGCAGGGGGAACGGCAGCGACAGGCAGATGAAGCTGCGCAGCACCTGGTGGAGTGGGAGCACAACAAGCAGCAACTGCTCACAG AAACAAGTGACCTCAGGATGAAGGTGGCCACCCTGGAGAGGGAGCTGAAGCAGCAACAGGAGTCCATGCAGGCTGTGG AGACCAAGGCCCGGCAGCTTCAAGAGGAGGCCGAGCGCAGGGCAGAGGCCGAGAGGCAGGTGCACCGGCTGGAGGAGCAGGTGCAGGTGCTGGCAGGGCGGCTGGATGGGGCCAGCCAGCAGATCCGCTgggccagcacagagctggacaaggAGAAAGCCCGAGTTGACAGCATGGTCCGCCACCAGGAG TCCCTGCAGTCCAAACAGCGAGCCCTGCTGCAGCAGCTGGACAGCCTGGACCAGGAACGTGAGGAGTTGCGGGGCAGCCTGGACGAGGCCGAGGCCCAGCGGGCCCACGTGGAGGAGCAGCTGCAGAATGTACGGAGCgagagggagcaggggcagagccagCTCCTGGCCCAGCAG gagCTACTGCAGAGCCTGCAGCGGGAGAAGCAAAGCCTGGAGCAGACCACGACAGATCTGCAGCTGACCATATCGGAGATGGAACGGGAGCTCGTGGAGCTGAGGGAGCGGGAGCGACTGCTGGTGGCCTTCCCAGACCTGCACAGACCCATCGAGGCCCAGATCCCAA GTTCCGGCAATGTTACAGACGACATGGAGAGGCAGGTGCAGGCCAACGACATCCGCATCCGGGTCCTGCAGGAGGAGAATGGGCGGCTCCGGTCTATGCTGTCCAAAATCCGGGAAGTAGCCCAGCAGGGGGGCCTTAAG CTGATTCCACAGGACCAGCTCTGGGCCCCTCACAACAAGGGCATCCACAGAGCAGCGCCCCTGGCCCAGGCCCAGAACGCATCCCCAGG GCCCCCGGACAGGCAGCACCTGCCCAGCAGCAGGACAGCCAGTGCGGGCAGGACCCTACCGTGCCAGCTCCGGGCATCCTCACCTCAGCAGCCCTGCAGCCGGCCCAGCAAGCCCTCCTTGGAGGACATGACCCACTCGACCAACTGTGCTCAGAACCCCATCCAGGCCTTGGCCAGGCTGAGGAGGAGACTGTCACCAGGCCAACGCCAGGCCAGCCCTGCACATCAGCCCCAGGAGCGGCCCACGTAG
- the RNF215 gene encoding RING finger protein 215, with the protein MGPAARPVLRSPPPPPPPPPSPLLLLLPLLPLWLGLAGPGAAADGSEPAARAGRGGARAVRVDVKLPRQDALILEGVRIGPEADPAPTLGGRLLLMDIVDAEQEVPVEGWIAVAYVGKEQAAHFHQESQGSGPQAYPKALVQQMRRALFLGASALLLLILNHNVVRELDISQLLLRPVIVLHYSSNVTKLLEALLQRTQATAEITSGESLSANIEWKLTLWTTCGLSKDGYGGWQDLVCLGGSRAQEQKPLQQLWNAILLVAMLLCTGLVVQAQRQASRQSQREPGGQVDLFKRRVVRRLASLKTRRCRLGRAAQGPPEPGAETCAVCLDYFCNKQWLRVLPCKHEFHRDCVDPWLMLQQTCPLCKFNVLGNRYSDD; encoded by the exons ATGGGCCCCGCCGCTCGCCCCGTTCTGAGGTCGCCCCCGCCgcctcctccgccgccgccgtcgccacTGCTACTGCTGCTGCCCCTGCTGCCGCTCTGGCTGGGCCTGGCGGGACCCGGCGCCGCGGCGGACGGCAGCGAGCCTGCGgccagggcggggcggggcggggcccgcGCCGTGAGGGTGGACGTGAAGCTGCCGCGGCAGGACGCTCTGATCCTGGAGGGCGTCAGGATTGGCCCCGAAGCCGACCCAGCACCCACGCTGGGCGGTCGCCTGCTGCTG ATGGACATCGTGGATGCTGAGCAGGAGGTGCCGGTAGAAGGCTGGATTGCAGTGGCATACGTGGGCAAGGAGCAGGCGGCCCACTTCCACCAGGAGAGTCAGGGCAGCGGCCCGCAGGCCTATCCTAAGGCCCTGGTTCAGCAG ATGCGGAGGGCGCTCTTCCTGGgagcctctgccctgctcctccTCATCTTGAACCACAACGTGGTCCGAGAG CTAGACATATCGCAGCTTCTGCTCAGACCAGTGATTGTCCTCCATTATTCCTCCAATGTCACCAAGCTACTGGAGGCACTGCTGCA GAGGACCCAGGCCACAGCTGAGATCACCAGCGGAGAGTCCCTGTCAGCCAATATCGAGTGGAAGCTGACCCTGTGGACCACCTGTGGCCTCTCCAAGGATGGCTACGGAGGATGGCAGGACTTGGTGTGCCTGGGAGGCAGTCGGGCCCAGGAGCAG AAGCCCCTACAGCAGCTGTGGAACGCCATCCTGCTGGTGGCCATGCTCCTGTGCACAGGCCTTGTGGTTCAGGCCCAGCGGCAGGCGTCAAGGCAGAGCCAGCGGGAGCCCGGAGGCCAG GTAGATCTGTTCAAGCGCCGTGTGGTGCGGAGACTGGCATCCCTTAAGACCCGGCGCTGCCGTCTGGGTAGGGCAGCACAGGGGCCCCCAGAGCCTGGTGCTGAGACTTGCGCCGTGTGTTTGGACTACTTCTGCAACAAGCAG TGGCTCCGGGTGCTGCCCTGTAAGCATGAGTTTCACCGAGACTGCGTGGACCCCTGGCTGATGCTCCAGCAGACCTGCCCTCTGTGCAAATTCAATGTGCTGG GGAACCGCTACTCAGATGATTAG
- the CCDC157 gene encoding coiled-coil domain-containing protein 157 isoform X2, producing the protein MAHLLGSQSCMDSLRKDLTDLQGAIVDVFSRAGPVRFPSWKFPDRVACDLDMVALLEHYDHVPGDPEFTQLSHAVLLELVIDRLLLLLQSCASYLENLGSEQTVPSAQAVGRCMSVGLTARCFWNSLLRLGMLYKQAAPQKRVNQGETLTSKPTAEGEPARSPEFVTAKFIKPPSPMPASPQTCQEPDSLPARVSLQYPARTVKNSRSVHSQTVETALVPCDACISVQGSLREVGNTVISLCQSQNLPSSLGQFQQLVQDNMGLRPLPAATMGHWAAEQSKDLTRLSKHVGALTQLVGPLRAQLEEAEGQKDGLRKQVGELEQALQQEQGERQRQADEAAQHLVEWEHNKQQLLTETSDLRMKVATLERELKQQQESMQAVETKARQLQEEAERRAEAERQVHRLEEQVQVLAGRLDGASQQIRWASTELDKEKARVDSMVRHQESKQRALLQQLDSLDQEREELRGSLDEAEAQRAHVEEQLQNVRSEREQGQSQLLAQQELLQSLQREKQSLEQTTTDLQLTISEMERELVELRERERLLVAFPDLHRPIEAQIPSSGNVTDDMERQVQANDIRIRVLQEENGRLRSMLSKIREVAQQGGLKLIPQDQLWAPHNKGIHRAAPLAQAQNASPGPPDRQHLPSSRTASAGRTLPCQLRASSPQQPCSRPSKPSLEDMTHSTNCAQNPIQALARLRRRLSPGQRQASPAHQPQERPT; encoded by the exons ATGGCACACTTGCTGGGCAGCCAGTCCTGCATGGACAGCCTGCGCAAGGACCTCACCGACTTACAGGGTGCCATTGTGGATGTGTTCTCTCGTGCTGGGCCTGTGCGCTTCCCCTCCTGGAAGTTCCCTGACCGTGTGGCTTGCGACCTGGACATGGTGGCCCTGCTAGAGCACTATGACCATGTGCCAGGTGACCCCGAGTTCACGCAGCTGTCCCATGCTGTTCTGCTGGAGCTGGTCATTGACAG GCTCCTGCTGCTGCTTCAGAGCTGTGCCAGCTACTTGGAGAACCTTGGTTCAGAGCAAACAGTGCCCTCTGCCCAGGCCGTGGGGCGCTGCATGTCTGTGGGGCTCACAGCGCGGTGCTTTTGGAACAGCCTACTGAGGCTGGGCATGCTCTACAAGCAGGCAGCCCCACAG AAAAGGGTAAACCAAGGGGAGACCCTCACCTCCAAGCCCACAGCCGAgggtgagccagccaggagccctgaaTTTGTGACTGCCAAGTTCATCAAGCCCCCCTCCCCAATGCCGGCCTCGCCCCAGACCTGCCAGGAGCCAGACAGCCTCCCTGCCAGAGTATCCCTGCAATATCCAGCCAGGACTGTCAAGAACAGTAGGAGCGTCCACTCCCAGACTGTGGAGACGGCCCTGGTGCCCTGTGATGCATGCATCAGTGTCCAGGGAAGCCTGCGGGAGGTGGGCAACACGGTCATCAGCCTATGTCAGAGCCAGAACTTGCCCTCGTCCTTAGGCCAGTTCCAGCAGCTGGTGCAGGACAACATGGGGCTCAGGCCGCTGCCGGCCGCCACCATGGGCCACTGGGCGGCAGAGCAGAGCAAAGACCTGACACGCCTCAGTAAGCATGTGGGGGCCCTCACTCAGCTTGTTGGGCCCCTTAGGGCCCAGCTGGAGGAGGCTGAGGGCCAGAAGGATGGACTGAGGAAGCAGGTGGGCGAGCTGGAGCAGGCACTGCAGCAGGAGCAGGGGGAACGGCAGCGACAGGCAGATGAAGCTGCGCAGCACCTGGTGGAGTGGGAGCACAACAAGCAGCAACTGCTCACAG AAACAAGTGACCTCAGGATGAAGGTGGCCACCCTGGAGAGGGAGCTGAAGCAGCAACAGGAGTCCATGCAGGCTGTGG AGACCAAGGCCCGGCAGCTTCAAGAGGAGGCCGAGCGCAGGGCAGAGGCCGAGAGGCAGGTGCACCGGCTGGAGGAGCAGGTGCAGGTGCTGGCAGGGCGGCTGGATGGGGCCAGCCAGCAGATCCGCTgggccagcacagagctggacaaggAGAAAGCCCGAGTTGACAGCATGGTCCGCCACCAGGAG TCCAAACAGCGAGCCCTGCTGCAGCAGCTGGACAGCCTGGACCAGGAACGTGAGGAGTTGCGGGGCAGCCTGGACGAGGCCGAGGCCCAGCGGGCCCACGTGGAGGAGCAGCTGCAGAATGTACGGAGCgagagggagcaggggcagagccagCTCCTGGCCCAGCAG gagCTACTGCAGAGCCTGCAGCGGGAGAAGCAAAGCCTGGAGCAGACCACGACAGATCTGCAGCTGACCATATCGGAGATGGAACGGGAGCTCGTGGAGCTGAGGGAGCGGGAGCGACTGCTGGTGGCCTTCCCAGACCTGCACAGACCCATCGAGGCCCAGATCCCAA GTTCCGGCAATGTTACAGACGACATGGAGAGGCAGGTGCAGGCCAACGACATCCGCATCCGGGTCCTGCAGGAGGAGAATGGGCGGCTCCGGTCTATGCTGTCCAAAATCCGGGAAGTAGCCCAGCAGGGGGGCCTTAAG CTGATTCCACAGGACCAGCTCTGGGCCCCTCACAACAAGGGCATCCACAGAGCAGCGCCCCTGGCCCAGGCCCAGAACGCATCCCCAGG GCCCCCGGACAGGCAGCACCTGCCCAGCAGCAGGACAGCCAGTGCGGGCAGGACCCTACCGTGCCAGCTCCGGGCATCCTCACCTCAGCAGCCCTGCAGCCGGCCCAGCAAGCCCTCCTTGGAGGACATGACCCACTCGACCAACTGTGCTCAGAACCCCATCCAGGCCTTGGCCAGGCTGAGGAGGAGACTGTCACCAGGCCAACGCCAGGCCAGCCCTGCACATCAGCCCCAGGAGCGGCCCACGTAG
- the CCDC157 gene encoding coiled-coil domain-containing protein 157 isoform X3, translating into MAHLLGSQSCMDSLRKDLTDLQGAIVDVFSRAGPVRFPSWKFPDRVACDLDMVALLEHYDHVPGDPEFTQLSHAVLLELVIDRLLLLLQSCASYLENLGSEQTVPSAQAVGRCMSVGLTARCFWNSLLRLGMLYKQAAPQKRVNQGETLTSKPTAEGEPARSPEFVTAKFIKPPSPMPASPQTCQEPDSLPARVSLQYPARTVKNSRSVHSQTVETALVPCDACISVQGSLREVGNTVISLCQSQNLPSSLGQFQQLVQDNMGLRPLPAATMGHWAAEQSKDLTRLSKHVGALTQLVGPLRAQLEEAEGQKDGLRKQVGELEQALQQEQGERQRQADEAAQHLVEWEHNKQQLLTETSDLRMKVATLERELKQQQESMQAVETKARQLQEEAERRAEAERQVHRLEEQVQVLAGRLDGASQQIRWASTELDKEKARVDSMVRHQESLQSKQRALLQQLDSLDQEREELRGSLDEAEAQRAHVEEQLQNELLQSLQREKQSLEQTTTDLQLTISEMERELVELRERERLLVAFPDLHRPIEAQIPSSGNVTDDMERQVQANDIRIRVLQEENGRLRSMLSKIREVAQQGGLKLIPQDQLWAPHNKGIHRAAPLAQAQNASPGPPDRQHLPSSRTASAGRTLPCQLRASSPQQPCSRPSKPSLEDMTHSTNCAQNPIQALARLRRRLSPGQRQASPAHQPQERPT; encoded by the exons ATGGCACACTTGCTGGGCAGCCAGTCCTGCATGGACAGCCTGCGCAAGGACCTCACCGACTTACAGGGTGCCATTGTGGATGTGTTCTCTCGTGCTGGGCCTGTGCGCTTCCCCTCCTGGAAGTTCCCTGACCGTGTGGCTTGCGACCTGGACATGGTGGCCCTGCTAGAGCACTATGACCATGTGCCAGGTGACCCCGAGTTCACGCAGCTGTCCCATGCTGTTCTGCTGGAGCTGGTCATTGACAG GCTCCTGCTGCTGCTTCAGAGCTGTGCCAGCTACTTGGAGAACCTTGGTTCAGAGCAAACAGTGCCCTCTGCCCAGGCCGTGGGGCGCTGCATGTCTGTGGGGCTCACAGCGCGGTGCTTTTGGAACAGCCTACTGAGGCTGGGCATGCTCTACAAGCAGGCAGCCCCACAG AAAAGGGTAAACCAAGGGGAGACCCTCACCTCCAAGCCCACAGCCGAgggtgagccagccaggagccctgaaTTTGTGACTGCCAAGTTCATCAAGCCCCCCTCCCCAATGCCGGCCTCGCCCCAGACCTGCCAGGAGCCAGACAGCCTCCCTGCCAGAGTATCCCTGCAATATCCAGCCAGGACTGTCAAGAACAGTAGGAGCGTCCACTCCCAGACTGTGGAGACGGCCCTGGTGCCCTGTGATGCATGCATCAGTGTCCAGGGAAGCCTGCGGGAGGTGGGCAACACGGTCATCAGCCTATGTCAGAGCCAGAACTTGCCCTCGTCCTTAGGCCAGTTCCAGCAGCTGGTGCAGGACAACATGGGGCTCAGGCCGCTGCCGGCCGCCACCATGGGCCACTGGGCGGCAGAGCAGAGCAAAGACCTGACACGCCTCAGTAAGCATGTGGGGGCCCTCACTCAGCTTGTTGGGCCCCTTAGGGCCCAGCTGGAGGAGGCTGAGGGCCAGAAGGATGGACTGAGGAAGCAGGTGGGCGAGCTGGAGCAGGCACTGCAGCAGGAGCAGGGGGAACGGCAGCGACAGGCAGATGAAGCTGCGCAGCACCTGGTGGAGTGGGAGCACAACAAGCAGCAACTGCTCACAG AAACAAGTGACCTCAGGATGAAGGTGGCCACCCTGGAGAGGGAGCTGAAGCAGCAACAGGAGTCCATGCAGGCTGTGG AGACCAAGGCCCGGCAGCTTCAAGAGGAGGCCGAGCGCAGGGCAGAGGCCGAGAGGCAGGTGCACCGGCTGGAGGAGCAGGTGCAGGTGCTGGCAGGGCGGCTGGATGGGGCCAGCCAGCAGATCCGCTgggccagcacagagctggacaaggAGAAAGCCCGAGTTGACAGCATGGTCCGCCACCAGGAG TCCCTGCAGTCCAAACAGCGAGCCCTGCTGCAGCAGCTGGACAGCCTGGACCAGGAACGTGAGGAGTTGCGGGGCAGCCTGGACGAGGCCGAGGCCCAGCGGGCCCACGTGGAGGAGCAGCTGCAGAAT gagCTACTGCAGAGCCTGCAGCGGGAGAAGCAAAGCCTGGAGCAGACCACGACAGATCTGCAGCTGACCATATCGGAGATGGAACGGGAGCTCGTGGAGCTGAGGGAGCGGGAGCGACTGCTGGTGGCCTTCCCAGACCTGCACAGACCCATCGAGGCCCAGATCCCAA GTTCCGGCAATGTTACAGACGACATGGAGAGGCAGGTGCAGGCCAACGACATCCGCATCCGGGTCCTGCAGGAGGAGAATGGGCGGCTCCGGTCTATGCTGTCCAAAATCCGGGAAGTAGCCCAGCAGGGGGGCCTTAAG CTGATTCCACAGGACCAGCTCTGGGCCCCTCACAACAAGGGCATCCACAGAGCAGCGCCCCTGGCCCAGGCCCAGAACGCATCCCCAGG GCCCCCGGACAGGCAGCACCTGCCCAGCAGCAGGACAGCCAGTGCGGGCAGGACCCTACCGTGCCAGCTCCGGGCATCCTCACCTCAGCAGCCCTGCAGCCGGCCCAGCAAGCCCTCCTTGGAGGACATGACCCACTCGACCAACTGTGCTCAGAACCCCATCCAGGCCTTGGCCAGGCTGAGGAGGAGACTGTCACCAGGCCAACGCCAGGCCAGCCCTGCACATCAGCCCCAGGAGCGGCCCACGTAG